The Actinomadura graeca nucleotide sequence CCAGATCGGCGAGCGTCTGCATGGACATTCCGCGCCAGCGGCGCAACTCCCGGAGTCGGGCCCCGACGGTGGCCTCGTCATACATCGGCCTGCACCCTTCCAGAGCGTCTCGACAACCACAGGCTACGGCGCGCTGCCGTTCTCGTAAGGCCGCTTGCGACGGCCCGCGAGATCATCAATGCGGGACGCCCATCCGCGCCGCCATCCCGCGCAGCTCACGACCACCGGCGGCGTCCGCGGCACGGGCCAGCATCGCCCCGACCGTCTCCCGGACGGGCATCGAGTTGCGGATCTTGTGGGGTGCGACGGCTTCCGCGCGGCGGAGCCACTGCATGGCGTCGCGCTGCGAACGAGGCTCGCGTGCCAGCCCACGGCCGACATCGGCGAGGAACGTGGCGTGACGCCCCCGACGTGGGATCAGCTTCTCCTCGTCGACGGCCTTGGCCACGTCGAGCAACGCCCTCCCGCTTTCGCCGCGCTCGGTCGCCAGGCTGACCTTCCAGACACCGACGTTCGTCAGGGAGAACGCCCCCCAGTTCCCGCCGGGGTCGTCGGCTGTACATGCGGCGAGTTCCGCGGCCTGATCGAGCCAGTGCTCCGCCCGGTCGTATTTGTAGAGCACCGTGGCCATGAGGGCGGCCGCCAGCGTCAGCATCCCCAGCACCTGCACGCCGAGGTCGTCGTGGACGTGAGGTTCAAGGGCGTCCGCCGCGTCCTCGGCCGCGGTGAGGCTCAGCTCTCGGGTGGTCGTGGGCATCGTGTGGATGCGCAGTGACGCGGCCTTGCCGGTGGTGACGGGGGTGTCGAGGATGCCCGCCACCTCGGCTGCGCGCATCGCAGCGATATGGGCGAGGTCGCTGTATCCGAGATCCTTGCTGGTGAAGACGGCCCTCTGGAACGCCTCGATCAGCGCCTCAAGCGCGACCCGATGAGCGGCCTCATCGGCGGGGGCGCACGCGTGCACGTGCAGCTCGTCGATGACCGCGGGCAGCTCCCGTCCGACCTCGACGAGATGGTTCTGACGGTCGATCCGCACCACTTCGGCGACCAGCTCGGGCAAGGGGCGCGCCCGGTCGGCCACCGGTGCGGTCAGGGTATTGGTCGTCAGCGCAGCGCGGATGGCGGGGACCGTAGTGTGCGGCTCGGCTTGAGCCGGGTCGGTGGTCAGGTGCGGAGCGCCCACCAAATCGGTCTCCGAGACACGGAGCACCCTTGCGAGGGCGGAGATGTGCGAGCGGCGATCGAGCG carries:
- a CDS encoding helix-turn-helix domain-containing protein; its protein translation is MYDEATIGARLRALRRWRGMTLDQLAGQAGLSKSFLSRAERGHRALDRRSHISALARVLRVSETDLVGAPHLTTDPAQAEPHTTVPAIRAALTTNTLTAPVADRARPLPELVAEVVRIDRQNHLVEVGRELPAVIDELHVHACAPADEAAHRVALEALIEAFQRAVFTSKDLGYSDLAHIAAMRAAEVAGILDTPVTTGKAASLRIHTMPTTTRELSLTAAEDAADALEPHVHDDLGVQVLGMLTLAAALMATVLYKYDRAEHWLDQAAELAACTADDPGGNWGAFSLTNVGVWKVSLATERGESGRALLDVAKAVDEEKLIPRRGRHATFLADVGRGLAREPRSQRDAMQWLRRAEAVAPHKIRNSMPVRETVGAMLARAADAAGGRELRGMAARMGVPH